In a genomic window of Acidimicrobiia bacterium:
- a CDS encoding DNA polymerase Y family protein, translated as MVGLRTLVVECTDWSITAAGVSPQVPAAVFHANRVTATSPAAREHGVALYQRRREAQSRCPSLLVIAGDPARDARAFEPIVASLDALTPRVEITRPGEVAFPTRGPSRFFGGDEGLVSRTHAIVSEVLGERGRARVGVADGIFAATLAAEIARWTAVVPVGGTPAFLAPLPAATLDRPELVDVLGRLGVGTLGALAALPERDMLARFGKPGQAAWRLAAGLDERPPALGPPPADLTVSTVLDPPADTVAPAAFLARGLAEELHDRLWRRGSACTRVVIGAETEHGEHLERVWRAEGILTAAAIADRLRWQLDGWLQGSARHRPTSGISRLWLTPEEIVPAGGPQLGFWGSDIATVDRASRAVARVQGLLGMESVAVPEWRGSRDPATQVVLVSAAAVDLAAARPEAHRDRVVGPWPGRLPTPSPAWVHGDPPGAEVVDAAGDVVLVSGRGALSAPPWRVSVAGGPWAEVLHWAGPWPLEEWGWDTARRRRRARLQVVTNDGQARLFVLELGRWRVEATYD; from the coding sequence GTGGTTGGCTTGCGCACACTGGTGGTGGAATGCACCGACTGGTCCATCACCGCGGCGGGAGTGTCCCCCCAGGTACCCGCCGCGGTGTTTCACGCCAATCGGGTGACGGCTACCTCGCCGGCTGCCCGGGAGCATGGGGTGGCGTTGTATCAGCGGCGACGGGAGGCACAATCGCGCTGTCCTTCACTGCTGGTCATCGCCGGCGACCCCGCCCGTGACGCCCGGGCCTTCGAACCCATCGTGGCCAGTCTCGATGCCCTCACTCCCCGGGTGGAGATCACCCGCCCGGGAGAAGTGGCCTTTCCCACCCGGGGGCCGTCTCGCTTTTTCGGGGGCGACGAGGGGTTGGTGTCCCGCACCCACGCCATTGTGAGCGAGGTACTGGGGGAGCGGGGCCGCGCCCGGGTGGGGGTCGCCGATGGCATCTTCGCGGCCACCCTGGCCGCCGAGATCGCCCGTTGGACGGCGGTTGTTCCGGTGGGGGGTACCCCCGCTTTTCTGGCTCCGCTTCCGGCGGCCACGCTGGATCGGCCTGAGTTGGTGGACGTACTCGGTCGCCTCGGGGTGGGCACGCTCGGCGCGTTAGCGGCGTTGCCTGAACGCGACATGCTGGCCCGCTTTGGGAAGCCGGGTCAGGCGGCCTGGCGGCTAGCCGCGGGTCTCGACGAGCGCCCACCGGCACTGGGTCCGCCCCCCGCTGATCTCACCGTGAGCACCGTCTTGGATCCCCCGGCCGACACGGTGGCCCCGGCGGCCTTCCTGGCTCGCGGTCTGGCCGAGGAACTACACGACCGACTGTGGCGGAGGGGATCGGCCTGTACGCGGGTGGTGATCGGGGCGGAGACCGAGCACGGTGAACACCTCGAACGGGTGTGGCGGGCTGAGGGCATCCTCACCGCGGCGGCGATAGCCGATCGGCTCCGCTGGCAACTCGATGGCTGGCTTCAGGGGTCGGCGCGGCACCGGCCCACCTCTGGTATCAGTCGCCTGTGGCTCACCCCGGAAGAGATCGTGCCCGCCGGTGGCCCGCAACTCGGATTCTGGGGAAGCGACATCGCCACCGTCGATCGGGCCAGCCGTGCCGTGGCGCGGGTGCAGGGCCTCCTCGGTATGGAATCGGTGGCGGTGCCCGAGTGGCGCGGGAGCCGCGACCCTGCCACCCAGGTCGTGTTGGTGTCTGCCGCCGCGGTAGACCTCGCCGCCGCTCGTCCCGAGGCGCACCGCGATCGGGTGGTGGGTCCGTGGCCGGGCCGGTTGCCAACCCCGTCACCGGCGTGGGTTCACGGCGATCCGCCGGGAGCCGAGGTGGTTGATGCCGCCGGGGATGTTGTGCTGGTGAGCGGCCGGGGTGCGCTATCGGCCCCCCCCTGGCGGGTATCGGTAGCGGGGGGCCCGTGGGCGGAGGTTCTCCACTGGGCCGGGCCCTGGCCGCTTGAAGAGTGGGGGTGGGACACGGCCCGTCGCCGCCGTCGCGCCCGTCTCCAGGTCGTGACCAACGACGGGCAGGCCCGCCTTTTCGTCCTCGAGTTGGGCCGGTGGCGGGTGGAGGCCACCTACGACTGA
- a CDS encoding amidohydrolase — protein MARRGVQWINLDGKARLMVAGKINRFIPNPTFDPVAKPGALDDYFRGKTPGDDIRAAFGELEPIRPEYRNRDARLEAMDAQGIEGCFLFPTMGVGMEEALCHDPTAAAASFTAFNRWMEDDWGYAYQNRIFAAPYISLLDPGAAEAEVSRVLDHGARAVVLRSGPVKDPLGHRSYGDPAHDGVWARLNEARVLVAFHSGESGYGFLAQAWGRNPEFEAFRHDPFKQLITGHRPIFDTVGSFVCDGVFRRFPNLRVATIESGSDWVPSLAAGLTKAFHQRPTAFDGVDPAQQLRDHLWVSPYYEDDIRGVADVLGVERVLFGSDYPHAEGLADPSSFADDLAGFTAEEIRLIMRDNGLALTT, from the coding sequence ATGGCGCGCCGAGGCGTTCAGTGGATCAATCTCGATGGCAAAGCGCGGCTCATGGTGGCCGGGAAGATCAACCGCTTCATCCCGAACCCCACCTTCGATCCGGTGGCCAAACCAGGGGCACTCGACGATTACTTCCGGGGCAAGACCCCGGGTGACGACATCCGGGCCGCCTTCGGGGAGTTGGAACCGATCCGACCCGAATATCGCAATCGCGATGCCCGCCTCGAGGCGATGGATGCCCAGGGCATCGAGGGGTGCTTCCTGTTCCCCACCATGGGCGTGGGCATGGAAGAAGCGCTCTGCCACGACCCGACTGCCGCGGCCGCGTCGTTCACCGCTTTCAATCGGTGGATGGAAGACGACTGGGGCTACGCCTACCAGAACCGTATTTTTGCCGCGCCCTACATCTCCCTTTTGGACCCCGGGGCGGCCGAGGCGGAGGTGTCGCGGGTACTCGACCACGGTGCTCGCGCCGTGGTGTTGCGCTCCGGGCCGGTAAAGGATCCGCTCGGCCACCGCAGTTACGGTGATCCGGCCCACGATGGGGTGTGGGCCCGCCTGAACGAAGCGAGGGTGCTCGTCGCGTTTCACTCTGGCGAGTCGGGCTACGGGTTCTTAGCCCAAGCATGGGGCCGGAACCCCGAGTTCGAAGCCTTTCGTCACGACCCGTTCAAGCAACTGATCACCGGTCATCGACCGATTTTCGACACGGTCGGTTCCTTCGTTTGCGATGGTGTCTTCCGTCGGTTCCCGAACCTACGGGTGGCCACCATCGAGTCGGGCAGCGACTGGGTGCCGTCGCTCGCCGCCGGACTCACCAAGGCCTTTCATCAACGTCCCACCGCCTTCGATGGCGTTGACCCTGCCCAACAACTTCGAGACCATCTGTGGGTATCGCCCTATTACGAGGACGACATCCGCGGTGTGGCCGATGTGCTGGGCGTGGAACGGGTGTTGTTCGGCTCCGATTATCCCCACGCCGAGGGATTGGCCGACCCGTCGAGTTTTGCCGACGATCTGGCTGGTTTCACCGCCGAGGAGATTCGCCTGATCATGCGCGACAACGGTCTGGCCCTCACCACATAG